In Pseudomonadota bacterium, one genomic interval encodes:
- a CDS encoding ABC transporter substrate-binding protein, translating to MKVHRLALFLVLFSLSAVTTAAPFPPGYPGSFPRHNADKLASSSPDAIVKAGVNKLTKFIRSGRAEDREQALAFMTTEVEPYFDFEYMTRWAAGPAWQQMSPQQRAFMQDQLKKSFMNTLASKLVTYTDQPIRYFTPRGQDGNDVRVSAWIMQPTGIPTKLEFRFYKNGDQWKIFDVKAEGTSAVVYYRKQFRHLMQPELARSY from the coding sequence ATGAAAGTACATCGACTGGCTTTGTTTCTCGTCCTGTTCTCCCTGTCAGCAGTCACCACCGCAGCACCCTTCCCGCCGGGCTATCCCGGCAGCTTTCCCAGACACAACGCCGACAAGCTCGCCTCCAGCAGCCCCGACGCCATCGTCAAAGCCGGCGTCAACAAGCTGACTAAGTTTATCCGCAGCGGGCGCGCTGAAGACCGGGAACAAGCGCTTGCCTTCATGACAACCGAGGTCGAACCCTATTTCGATTTCGAATACATGACCCGCTGGGCCGCCGGACCAGCTTGGCAACAGATGTCACCGCAGCAACGCGCCTTTATGCAGGACCAGCTGAAAAAATCCTTCATGAACACGCTGGCATCAAAACTTGTGACCTACACCGACCAGCCCATCCGCTACTTCACCCCACGCGGTCAGGACGGCAATGATGTACGTGTCAGTGCCTGGATCATGCAGCCGACCGGCATACCGACCAAGCTGGAGTTCCGCTTCTATAAAAACGGAGACCAGTGGAAGATCTTCGACGTCAAGGCGGAAGGCACCAGCGCCGTGGTCTATTATCGCAAGCAGTTCCGTCATCTGATGCAGCCTGAACTGGCACGCAGCTACTAG
- a CDS encoding NAD(P)-binding domain-containing protein, which yields MFDSSTVFYLSIMLGIWSTYLYMRQRKQRLALRELQEAQEAGLLQPASLHPLIDKNLCIGCRSCISACPEHNVLGLIRNKAELINPAHCIGHGACKTACPMGAIKLVFGTSERGVDIPLVAPDFQTNVPGIYIAGELGGMGLIRNAIEQGRQAMESIVKSGRKGAPKQLDVLIVGAGPAGISATLGAKESKLNYKTIEQDSLGGTVAHFPRGKIVMTAPVKLPLVGMMDFREVTKEKLLKFWTEVISKTGIEISFGERVESIERSDNGFIVTTSNGDYSTSCVLLAIGRRGTPRKLGVPGEESTKVVYRLIDPEQYRKHNVLVVGGGDSALDAAASIAEQPDTKVSISYRSDSFSRAKQKNRNRVSSLQAAGKLDVLMSSNVKQIGAKNVEIEHQGNIVTIDNDAVIICAGGVLPTPFLKKTGIEVETKYGTE from the coding sequence ATGTTTGATAGCTCGACAGTTTTCTACCTCAGCATCATGCTCGGCATTTGGTCGACTTATTTGTATATGCGCCAGCGCAAGCAGCGCCTGGCCCTGCGTGAACTGCAGGAAGCCCAGGAAGCCGGACTGCTGCAACCAGCCTCCCTGCATCCGCTCATCGACAAGAATCTCTGCATCGGCTGTCGCTCATGCATCAGCGCCTGCCCGGAGCACAATGTACTCGGGCTGATCCGCAACAAGGCCGAACTGATCAACCCGGCACACTGTATCGGTCATGGCGCCTGCAAGACCGCCTGCCCCATGGGGGCCATCAAGCTGGTATTCGGAACGTCAGAACGCGGTGTTGATATCCCGCTGGTTGCGCCCGACTTTCAGACCAACGTTCCCGGCATATACATTGCCGGCGAACTGGGCGGAATGGGGCTGATTCGCAACGCCATCGAGCAGGGTCGGCAGGCCATGGAGTCCATAGTCAAATCCGGCCGCAAGGGGGCGCCAAAGCAGCTCGATGTTCTCATTGTCGGCGCCGGACCGGCCGGCATCTCCGCAACACTGGGTGCGAAGGAAAGCAAACTGAACTACAAGACCATCGAACAGGATTCACTGGGAGGCACAGTCGCGCATTTCCCGCGCGGTAAGATCGTCATGACCGCCCCGGTCAAACTCCCCCTGGTCGGAATGATGGATTTTCGCGAGGTGACCAAGGAAAAACTGCTCAAATTCTGGACCGAAGTCATAAGCAAGACCGGTATCGAGATCAGTTTCGGTGAACGTGTGGAATCTATAGAGCGGAGTGACAACGGCTTCATCGTTACTACCTCGAATGGCGACTACAGCACGTCTTGCGTGCTGCTTGCCATCGGCAGACGCGGTACGCCACGCAAGCTCGGCGTACCCGGGGAGGAATCAACCAAGGTTGTCTACAGGCTCATCGATCCGGAGCAGTACCGCAAACACAATGTCCTGGTAGTTGGCGGGGGTGATAGTGCGCTGGACGCAGCAGCGAGCATTGCCGAGCAGCCAGACACCAAGGTCTCTATATCTTACCGCAGCGACTCCTTCTCCCGCGCCAAGCAGAAGAACCGCAACAGGGTTTCCAGCCTGCAAGCCGCCGGAAAACTCGATGTACTCATGTCTTCCAATGTCAAGCAAATCGGGGCGAAGAACGTCGAAATCGAACACCAAGGCAATATCGTCACCATCGATAATGATGCAGTCATCATCTGCGCCGGCGGTGTCCTACCGACACCGTTCCTGAAGAAGACCGGTATCGAGGTTGAGACTAAATATGGGACTGAATGA
- a CDS encoding DUF302 domain-containing protein, which translates to MTRSQQPFPETMLVLQESIRAHGYTVSRVQRIDIGLTGMGYQTDKYRIVFAGKPDEIRMLTEKAPQLIPYLPPKISIFAEGEQTVLVTIHPGVYAGIAGDAIDPVFFQRWESDLESIFHDVSSAE; encoded by the coding sequence ATGACGCGATCCCAGCAACCCTTTCCTGAGACCATGCTGGTGCTGCAGGAGTCGATCAGGGCGCACGGTTACACGGTGTCGCGCGTTCAGCGTATCGATATCGGGCTGACCGGTATGGGTTACCAGACGGATAAATACCGGATCGTCTTCGCCGGTAAGCCCGACGAGATCAGAATGCTGACCGAAAAGGCGCCGCAGCTGATACCCTATCTGCCGCCCAAGATTTCAATCTTCGCCGAAGGTGAGCAGACAGTCCTGGTGACAATCCACCCGGGCGTCTACGCCGGGATCGCCGGTGACGCAATTGATCCAGTGTTCTTCCAACGCTGGGAAAGCGATCTGGAATCCATCTTCCATGATGTCAGCAGTGCCGAATGA
- a CDS encoding c-type cytochrome yields MSRRKYLYHYIIIQQTTYKSIARCRITDFPVTACPDLPRGHGMRMILIVLMLASSATLMAAPDGSALYAANCAACHGDKGGGGVGVPLSLPSFLESIDDNFLHQTIRHGRPGRVMPAFAALSDAQVEAIIRFIRQWSDKPAPVYPAGAVKGDAVHGKSLFATYCAACHGAEGEGGKGTGVTFSRHRDLPIIAPALNNSGFLAAASDEMIRHTLQYGREGTPMRSFLAQGLSEQDIGDLVNFIRTFDGGATGKHEFRAGESPVLTAESPYSLEDTVENVKQAITSQNFILIRTDTLEHGLVPEGEENPRQMILHFCNFKFLFDALAVDPRVGMFLPCLVTVTETDGRVIVSATNPEYLSHLFNNDELDDYCKRMRGVYEAILEEATL; encoded by the coding sequence GTGTCAAGAAGAAAGTATCTTTATCACTATATTATTATTCAGCAAACAACTTATAAGTCAATAGCCAGATGCCGAATAACTGATTTTCCGGTAACAGCATGTCCGGATTTACCACGAGGGCACGGTATGCGAATGATTCTTATAGTATTAATGTTGGCATCAAGTGCGACGCTCATGGCGGCGCCCGATGGTTCCGCGCTTTATGCTGCCAACTGTGCAGCCTGCCATGGCGACAAAGGCGGTGGTGGAGTCGGGGTTCCGCTCTCGCTGCCCTCGTTTCTCGAGAGCATTGATGACAATTTTCTGCACCAGACCATACGGCATGGCAGGCCGGGGCGGGTCATGCCGGCATTTGCCGCGCTGAGTGATGCCCAGGTCGAGGCAATTATCCGCTTTATCCGGCAATGGTCCGACAAGCCTGCGCCGGTGTATCCGGCAGGGGCGGTCAAGGGTGATGCGGTGCACGGTAAGTCATTGTTCGCGACCTATTGCGCTGCCTGCCACGGTGCCGAGGGCGAAGGCGGCAAGGGCACCGGGGTCACGTTCTCGCGTCACCGTGACCTGCCCATCATTGCGCCGGCGCTCAACAATAGCGGCTTCCTGGCCGCGGCATCGGATGAAATGATCAGGCACACCCTGCAGTACGGGCGGGAGGGCACACCCATGCGTTCGTTCCTGGCGCAGGGGCTTTCCGAGCAGGATATCGGCGATCTGGTAAATTTTATTCGTACGTTCGATGGCGGCGCCACGGGTAAGCACGAGTTTCGTGCCGGCGAATCACCGGTACTGACGGCGGAATCACCCTATTCGCTCGAGGACACAGTGGAAAACGTCAAGCAGGCCATAACCAGTCAGAACTTCATCCTCATCAGGACCGATACGCTCGAACACGGTCTGGTGCCGGAGGGTGAGGAGAACCCCCGGCAGATGATCCTGCATTTCTGCAATTTCAAGTTCCTGTTCGATGCACTGGCGGTGGATCCGCGGGTGGGGATGTTTCTTCCCTGCCTGGTCACGGTTACGGAGACTGACGGCCGGGTCATTGTCAGCGCCACCAATCCGGAATATCTCAGTCACCTGTTCAACAATGATGAGCTCGATGACTATTGCAAGCGCATGCGTGGTGTTTACGAGGCAATCCTTGAAGAGGCGACGTTATGA
- a CDS encoding cytochrome C, with translation MTDALAKKALALVLVCLSLVLMCAMRQAHAIDIESLVMPGELIEGHAKYEKECKKCHRPFSKESQSTLCLDCHEEVADDVKAKRGFHGLSGAGDAKCSTCHEDHLGRDANVMKFSKETFDHDETDYPLKGMHVSAECDDCHEQEKKYREAPQTCISCHKDDDSHKGNLGEKCEDCHDVKSWKKQDFNHDETDFKLRGKHEDVACNSCHAGQRYEGTPDTCVECHLLSDVHAGRYGKKCDDCHRESGWKKIVFDHDKNTDYPLTGKHENVACDTCHGGNLFDEDIGTDCISCHRNDDEHRGQYGEKCDSCHRTDGWGKVKFDHDRETDFPLRGKHVDLLCSACHRGELEDETLGVECVDCHKDNDVHAGKQGKECAKCHNEKSWSEKIRFDHDMTRFPLIGLHAVAPCEECHLSAVYKDTSADCNDCHGDDDVHERKLGIACALCHNPNAWALWEFDHDRQTEFKLDGGHKGLVCESCHTQPAKNKVRQSSSCNSCHRDDDVHEGRFGRFCERCHNTESFETVQMR, from the coding sequence GTGACCGATGCATTGGCAAAAAAAGCGCTCGCGCTCGTCCTGGTATGCCTGTCGCTGGTGTTGATGTGTGCGATGCGGCAGGCGCACGCCATCGATATCGAATCGCTGGTGATGCCGGGCGAACTGATAGAAGGTCATGCCAAGTACGAGAAGGAATGCAAGAAGTGCCATCGTCCTTTCAGCAAGGAAAGTCAGAGCACTCTGTGTCTCGACTGTCATGAGGAGGTGGCTGATGACGTCAAGGCGAAGCGTGGCTTTCACGGCCTGAGTGGTGCCGGCGATGCCAAGTGCAGTACCTGCCATGAGGATCACCTGGGGCGCGACGCGAATGTCATGAAATTCAGCAAGGAAACATTCGATCATGACGAGACCGACTATCCGCTCAAGGGCATGCATGTCAGCGCTGAATGCGATGATTGTCACGAGCAGGAGAAGAAATACCGCGAGGCGCCGCAGACGTGCATCAGTTGCCATAAGGACGACGATTCACACAAGGGCAATCTGGGAGAGAAGTGTGAAGATTGCCATGATGTGAAAAGCTGGAAAAAGCAGGATTTCAATCACGATGAGACGGATTTCAAGCTGCGCGGGAAGCACGAGGACGTTGCATGCAACAGTTGTCACGCAGGGCAGCGCTACGAGGGCACGCCGGATACCTGCGTGGAATGCCATTTGTTGAGTGATGTGCATGCCGGTAGATACGGCAAGAAGTGCGATGACTGTCATCGGGAGTCAGGCTGGAAAAAGATCGTGTTTGACCATGACAAAAACACCGATTATCCCCTGACCGGAAAGCATGAAAATGTCGCCTGTGATACATGCCATGGTGGCAATCTGTTCGACGAGGATATCGGAACAGACTGCATTTCCTGCCATCGCAATGACGATGAGCACAGGGGGCAGTACGGTGAGAAGTGCGACTCATGCCATCGCACGGATGGCTGGGGCAAGGTCAAGTTCGATCATGACAGGGAAACTGATTTTCCATTGCGCGGGAAGCATGTCGACCTGCTGTGCAGCGCCTGCCACAGAGGTGAGCTCGAGGACGAGACGCTGGGCGTAGAGTGTGTGGACTGTCACAAGGACAACGATGTGCATGCGGGAAAGCAGGGCAAGGAATGCGCGAAATGCCATAACGAGAAGAGCTGGTCGGAAAAGATACGCTTTGACCATGACATGACGCGATTCCCGCTGATCGGCCTGCATGCGGTAGCGCCTTGCGAGGAATGCCACCTGTCTGCCGTGTACAAGGATACGAGTGCGGACTGCAATGATTGTCACGGCGATGACGATGTCCACGAGCGTAAACTGGGAATAGCCTGTGCACTGTGTCACAACCCGAATGCCTGGGCGCTCTGGGAATTCGATCATGACAGGCAGACGGAATTCAAGCTCGATGGCGGTCACAAAGGGCTTGTTTGCGAGTCGTGCCATACACAGCCTGCCAAGAACAAGGTCAGGCAGAGTTCGTCCTGCAATTCCTGCCATCGCGACGATGATGTGCATGAAGGCAGATTCGGGCGCTTCTGCGAGCGCTGCCACAACACCGAGTCATTTGAGACAGTACAAATGAGATAG
- a CDS encoding ankyrin repeat domain-containing protein translates to MANRWVRRLATILLLSCACIQVPALADPALDQFYAAVRTRDMDKAVAIIKPLASQGNAEAQYQLAALYRAGTGVPKDHEAAFHWLQKAADQGHAQAQYNLGVMYENGWGTATDPATAMQWYRSAADNGHSMAQRKLAASAPETADTPARASDPESLRRAVIKADTYTVKRALAAGARVDEQDEYGNTVLMDAAERGNATVFKLLVAACKQPNLKNKGGETALQIAARNDHADIVRMLLDAGADINMTDAEGNSALMIAAGKDHAAVAKTLIGKNARLDVKNRDGLTAADIADRKQHKAILDLLAARGAVPENRVPQSRASAAALLELQKKRAQSGSADAGQMPALIEAAWRGKTDIVRELIRQGADINARDKEGYSALSRAAWKGNHDVVSILLEFGAGIDNRLGDGTTTLMLGVLSGDSKTVLQLLDRGGDINAVRTDNCSALYLAARNGDAELVRTLLARKANPDIADNDGKTALMQAARNGDSASVQSLLQVRADIDRTDKQGRSALWHAIDSRQTGVARLLTGKGANTELKDSKGNSLLAIAAARADAETVELLLARKTDVHYRTSDGNTALILAAEAGDDRAVSALIKAGAKLDVRNNIGETALMLAASRGHAAVVKTLLAAGADLRIRNNNREHARDLATKAGRDEIVAIIDQYKAGKKSLSDWF, encoded by the coding sequence ATGGCAAACCGGTGGGTCCGCCGGCTCGCTACCATACTGCTGCTGAGCTGCGCCTGCATCCAGGTGCCGGCACTGGCCGATCCAGCGCTTGATCAGTTTTATGCCGCCGTGCGTACGCGGGATATGGACAAGGCGGTTGCGATCATCAAACCGCTGGCAAGCCAGGGCAACGCCGAGGCCCAGTACCAGCTCGCAGCGCTCTATCGCGCTGGTACAGGCGTCCCGAAAGACCACGAAGCCGCGTTCCACTGGCTGCAGAAGGCTGCTGACCAGGGACATGCCCAGGCGCAGTACAACCTTGGCGTCATGTATGAAAATGGCTGGGGCACGGCCACCGACCCAGCAACAGCCATGCAGTGGTACCGGAGCGCGGCGGACAACGGTCATTCCATGGCGCAACGCAAGCTTGCGGCGTCCGCACCGGAAACAGCGGACACGCCGGCACGTGCGTCCGACCCCGAATCCCTGCGCCGCGCCGTCATCAAGGCCGACACATACACCGTCAAACGTGCCCTGGCAGCCGGCGCCCGTGTCGACGAACAGGATGAATACGGCAATACCGTACTCATGGATGCCGCCGAACGCGGGAATGCCACGGTATTCAAGCTGCTTGTAGCCGCCTGCAAGCAGCCAAACCTGAAAAACAAGGGTGGTGAAACCGCATTGCAGATCGCAGCCCGCAATGATCATGCCGACATCGTCAGGATGTTGCTCGACGCGGGCGCTGACATCAATATGACAGATGCGGAAGGCAATTCCGCGCTCATGATCGCCGCGGGCAAGGATCATGCTGCCGTAGCAAAAACGCTGATCGGGAAGAACGCCAGACTCGATGTAAAAAACCGTGACGGCCTGACTGCAGCCGATATCGCCGATCGCAAGCAGCATAAAGCGATACTGGACCTGTTGGCCGCTCGTGGAGCAGTGCCGGAAAATCGTGTACCCCAATCACGGGCATCGGCCGCGGCCCTGCTGGAACTGCAGAAAAAGCGGGCACAATCCGGGAGCGCGGATGCCGGTCAGATGCCGGCACTGATTGAGGCAGCCTGGCGCGGCAAGACGGATATCGTACGCGAACTCATCAGGCAGGGCGCTGATATCAATGCGCGGGACAAGGAAGGCTACAGCGCACTCTCCCGCGCCGCCTGGAAAGGTAATCACGATGTGGTATCGATACTGCTCGAATTCGGCGCAGGGATCGACAACAGACTCGGTGACGGTACCACCACCCTCATGCTCGGTGTCCTTTCCGGCGACAGCAAGACCGTGCTGCAGCTGCTTGATCGGGGTGGCGACATCAATGCCGTGCGCACGGACAACTGCAGCGCCCTGTACCTCGCGGCGCGGAACGGCGACGCCGAACTGGTGCGGACCCTGCTCGCCCGCAAAGCCAACCCCGACATTGCCGACAATGACGGCAAAACAGCGTTGATGCAGGCAGCCCGCAACGGCGACAGTGCAAGCGTGCAATCCCTGTTGCAAGTCCGCGCTGACATCGACCGGACGGACAAACAGGGACGATCAGCCCTCTGGCACGCCATCGACAGTAGGCAAACCGGGGTCGCTCGCCTGCTCACCGGCAAAGGCGCCAACACAGAACTCAAGGACAGCAAGGGTAATTCCCTGCTCGCCATTGCGGCCGCACGCGCCGATGCCGAGACCGTGGAATTGCTGCTGGCCCGCAAGACCGATGTGCACTACCGTACCAGCGACGGCAACACCGCCTTGATCCTTGCTGCTGAAGCAGGCGACGACCGGGCCGTCAGCGCACTGATCAAGGCCGGTGCGAAACTCGATGTCAGGAACAATATCGGCGAAACTGCGCTGATGCTTGCAGCATCACGTGGCCATGCCGCCGTCGTAAAGACACTGCTGGCCGCAGGTGCCGATCTGCGCATCCGCAACAACAATCGCGAACATGCGCGCGACCTTGCCACCAAGGCAGGTCGCGACGAGATCGTCGCAATCATTGACCAGTACAAGGCCGGCAAAAAATCGTTATCTGATTGGTTTTAG
- a CDS encoding patatin-like phospholipase family protein yields MYWLSFKKKQEKQVTGLILPGGGARNAYQAGVLKAIADMLPEDVENPFPVICGTSSGALNAVLLASSATRFREGVDRLWGIWSNFHVGKVFRVDGWTALVSAWRWATTFLLGGLVKQQPASVLDNTPLRELLERHIRFARIQQAIDSGALRAISVTASGYTSGLSVSFFQGVADLVPWKRTRRRGQPTELTLNHLMASSAIPVLFPAVKLRNEYFGDGSIRQTAPLSPALHLGANRLLIIGVKNTRQDLPPDDERDIRYPTFGQISGYIFDSLFMDSLDADIERMRRINHTITETKEKRVVYGGTQLRQIDYLVISPSRDVRDIVAKYISNFPRSVRILLKGIGALTREGRPLMSYLMFDAPFCKELLDLGYQDGMAAREQILRLIGYEDLIGEEEATG; encoded by the coding sequence ATGTACTGGCTTTCCTTCAAAAAGAAGCAGGAAAAACAGGTCACTGGCTTGATTCTGCCTGGTGGCGGGGCGCGTAATGCCTATCAGGCGGGCGTGCTCAAGGCCATTGCCGACATGCTGCCGGAGGACGTGGAGAATCCGTTTCCGGTCATTTGCGGAACTTCGTCGGGCGCGCTGAACGCAGTCCTGCTGGCGAGCAGTGCCACTCGCTTTCGCGAAGGCGTGGACCGGCTCTGGGGCATCTGGTCCAATTTTCACGTCGGCAAGGTTTTCAGGGTGGATGGCTGGACCGCACTGGTCAGTGCCTGGCGCTGGGCAACGACCTTTCTGCTTGGCGGTTTGGTCAAGCAGCAGCCAGCGTCGGTACTCGACAACACGCCATTGCGCGAATTGCTGGAACGGCATATCCGCTTCGCCCGTATTCAACAGGCGATTGACAGCGGTGCGCTGCGGGCGATATCGGTGACGGCGTCCGGTTATACCAGCGGTCTCTCGGTCAGCTTTTTCCAGGGTGTCGCCGACCTGGTGCCCTGGAAGCGCACCCGCCGGCGCGGCCAGCCGACCGAACTCACGCTCAATCACCTGATGGCGTCATCGGCGATACCTGTCCTGTTTCCCGCGGTCAAGCTGCGTAACGAGTATTTCGGCGATGGTTCCATACGGCAGACTGCGCCGCTGAGCCCGGCATTGCACCTCGGCGCGAATCGCCTGCTGATTATCGGTGTCAAGAATACCCGGCAGGATCTGCCGCCGGACGATGAACGCGACATCCGCTACCCCACCTTCGGGCAGATTTCGGGTTACATTTTCGACAGCCTGTTCATGGACAGCCTGGATGCGGATATCGAGCGCATGCGCCGCATTAACCACACCATTACAGAAACCAAGGAAAAGCGCGTTGTCTACGGCGGGACCCAGCTGCGCCAGATCGATTATCTGGTCATATCGCCGAGCCGGGACGTGCGCGATATCGTAGCCAAGTACATCAGCAATTTTCCCCGCTCCGTGCGTATTCTGCTCAAGGGCATCGGTGCGCTGACACGCGAGGGCCGGCCGCTGATGAGCTACCTGATGTTCGATGCTCCGTTCTGCAAGGAACTGCTCGATCTCGGCTATCAGGACGGCATGGCGGCCAGGGAGCAGATCCTGCGCCTGATCGGATACGAGGACCTGATCGGGGAAGAAGAGGCGACCGGCTAG
- a CDS encoding sulfur globule family protein — protein MNSVKTVLAAAAIAGLSALPMTSANAWWGGGPWDDGWGSDWGPFDGDGFGDFDMSFSGGGRGHGYGRGYGYGRGYGYGGPYGWGGYGPYGYGGYPGYGYGYAPYGYAPVAPAPAAPAAESK, from the coding sequence ATGAACAGCGTTAAAACAGTTCTGGCCGCAGCTGCAATCGCCGGCCTGTCCGCTCTGCCGATGACTTCAGCCAACGCCTGGTGGGGCGGTGGTCCTTGGGATGACGGCTGGGGCAGTGACTGGGGTCCGTTCGACGGTGATGGTTTCGGCGACTTCGACATGAGCTTCAGCGGTGGTGGTCGTGGTCACGGTTATGGCCGTGGTTATGGCTATGGCCGCGGTTATGGCTATGGTGGCCCATACGGTTGGGGTGGTTACGGCCCCTACGGCTACGGTGGTTACCCGGGTTACGGCTACGGCTATGCGCCCTACGGCTACGCCCCGGTTGCTCCGGCTCCCGCCGCTCCGGCTGCAGAAAGCAAGTAA
- a CDS encoding helicase HerA-like domain-containing protein, translated as MTPYTKTLIGHLTRVEAGSLTARLLDASEGRLPRISIKGELDLSGQPGSYVSIVQGDIKLLAVVTSISEAPAANGSGTSKNINLIPLGEINTGGVFQNGIKNYPVTGAEVHNITRDEMESIFVKFRAQGYAVGVSSADNSIDVCLDPAALFGRHMAILGQSGAGKSWTVANLLQRAVRRMPKAHIILLDLHGEYSWEDESGVRQCSFDEQTTRYIDARDLEIPYWLMTFSELVDLLIDRQDDSASSQIAFLRDCVQDLRNKSNKDLGIGHISIDSPVYFSLKELYGYFETANKTTSNFGKEKGPLAGLFDQFLMRLQSRMNDMRYDFLLNPRHRVSSDTLGGLLRDFVGLGEPKAQLTIIDMSSVPFDVRPVVTAQIGRLAFEFNYWNPRYKEFPLLLVCEEAHAYIPREGNVQYRGTLRTMQRIAKEGRKYGVGMAVVTQRPHDLSETVLAQCSTFVCLRLTNPDDQEYVRDLVPEAERDLIDILSSLGQGEAMIMGLAVPLPTRVQLFKPDPPPNSSSVDFFRHWCTGPMDLDVDDIVDRWRRQDRLHR; from the coding sequence ATGACACCGTACACTAAGACACTGATTGGCCATCTCACACGTGTTGAGGCCGGCTCGCTGACCGCAAGACTGCTGGACGCCAGCGAGGGGCGCCTGCCACGCATATCCATCAAGGGTGAACTGGATCTCAGCGGTCAGCCCGGCTCCTATGTCTCGATCGTCCAGGGCGATATCAAGCTCCTGGCCGTTGTCACCTCGATCAGTGAAGCGCCCGCGGCAAACGGCTCCGGCACCAGCAAGAACATCAACCTCATACCGCTGGGCGAGATCAACACCGGCGGCGTGTTCCAGAACGGCATCAAGAATTACCCCGTAACCGGCGCGGAAGTGCACAACATCACGCGGGACGAGATGGAGTCCATTTTCGTCAAATTCCGCGCCCAAGGTTATGCCGTCGGCGTTTCATCCGCCGACAACTCGATCGATGTGTGTCTGGATCCGGCCGCCCTGTTCGGACGTCACATGGCCATTCTCGGCCAATCCGGCGCCGGCAAGTCATGGACAGTCGCCAACCTGCTGCAACGCGCGGTCAGGCGCATGCCCAAGGCTCACATCATTCTGCTAGACCTGCACGGCGAGTACAGCTGGGAGGATGAGAGCGGCGTCCGGCAGTGCTCCTTCGATGAACAGACCACGCGATATATCGACGCTCGCGACCTCGAGATACCCTACTGGCTCATGACCTTCTCCGAGCTGGTCGACCTGCTGATCGACCGCCAGGACGATTCCGCCTCATCGCAGATAGCCTTCCTGCGCGACTGCGTGCAGGATTTGCGCAACAAGTCCAACAAGGATCTCGGCATCGGTCACATATCGATCGATTCGCCGGTCTATTTCTCGCTCAAGGAACTATATGGCTATTTCGAGACGGCGAACAAAACCACCTCGAATTTCGGCAAGGAGAAGGGCCCTCTAGCAGGGCTGTTCGACCAGTTCCTCATGCGCCTGCAGAGCCGCATGAACGACATGCGCTATGACTTCCTGCTGAATCCGAGACACCGCGTCTCGTCGGATACCCTCGGCGGTTTGCTGCGCGATTTCGTCGGCCTCGGTGAGCCCAAGGCACAACTCACCATCATCGATATGAGCTCGGTACCATTCGATGTGCGGCCGGTGGTGACAGCACAGATCGGTCGACTTGCCTTCGAGTTTAACTACTGGAACCCGCGCTACAAGGAGTTTCCCCTGCTGCTTGTCTGCGAGGAGGCGCACGCCTACATACCGCGCGAGGGCAACGTCCAGTACCGGGGCACACTGCGCACCATGCAGCGTATCGCGAAGGAAGGACGCAAGTACGGCGTCGGCATGGCGGTGGTTACCCAGCGCCCGCATGATCTTTCCGAAACTGTGCTGGCACAATGCAGCACTTTCGTTTGCCTGCGCCTGACGAACCCGGATGACCAGGAATACGTCCGCGACCTGGTCCCAGAGGCCGAACGCGACCTGATCGACATCCTGTCTTCGCTCGGCCAGGGCGAGGCCATGATCATGGGGCTCGCGGTGCCACTGCCGACCCGTGTCCAGCTGTTCAAACCCGATCCGCCGCCCAACAGCTCCAGCGTCGATTTCTTCCGGCACTGGTGTACCGGCCCCATGGACCTGGATGTTGACGATATTGTGGATCGCTGGCGCCGCCAGGACCGGTTACATCGCTAG